From one Erythrobacter sp. HKB08 genomic stretch:
- a CDS encoding metallophosphoesterase encodes MSEARTAGPLARLRALLALLAAAFVLTFSTFASAQDDARRIVAVGDLHGDFEAWREIAQAAGIVDGHGKWVGGDTVLVQLGDVTDRGPDSLKIIHDLQKLQRDAPDDGGQVIVLLGNHEAMNAIGDLRYVHPGEFEALKDRNSKRRRDLVWDANEKSIVAFYAAQDPPLTPEEAKARWYANTPLGSINHRKAWSADGELGEWARSLPAVVQLGDTLFVHGGLSVERALRPLGEINASVSAAIDGEMVENRHPTEDTLGPLWYRGNIFREPRNQVASQIGEEVPTPPTRPSVAEELDQVLAYHGASRLVVGHTPSIEGIVASSGGRLIRADTGIAAHYGGPASFLVLLGGKAFAHQRGVDGEWTSKPLPLGPVASEGANE; translated from the coding sequence GTGAGCGAAGCGCGGACCGCGGGGCCGCTGGCCCGCCTCCGCGCCTTATTGGCCCTGCTCGCCGCAGCCTTCGTCCTGACATTCTCGACCTTCGCCAGCGCGCAGGACGACGCGCGCCGGATCGTCGCTGTCGGCGATTTGCATGGCGACTTCGAAGCGTGGCGTGAAATCGCGCAGGCGGCCGGGATCGTCGACGGTCACGGCAAGTGGGTCGGCGGGGATACGGTACTGGTCCAGCTCGGCGACGTGACCGACCGGGGTCCGGATTCGCTCAAGATCATCCATGATTTGCAGAAGCTCCAGCGCGATGCGCCGGACGATGGCGGGCAGGTCATAGTGCTGCTCGGCAATCACGAGGCGATGAATGCGATCGGCGACCTGCGCTATGTCCACCCCGGCGAGTTCGAGGCGCTCAAGGACCGCAATTCCAAGCGCCGCCGCGACCTCGTTTGGGATGCGAACGAGAAATCCATCGTCGCTTTCTACGCAGCGCAGGACCCGCCCCTGACCCCCGAAGAAGCCAAGGCGCGGTGGTACGCGAATACCCCGCTCGGCTCGATCAACCACCGCAAGGCGTGGTCTGCCGACGGCGAGCTCGGCGAGTGGGCGCGCAGCCTGCCGGCCGTGGTCCAGCTCGGCGATACGCTCTTCGTCCATGGCGGCTTGAGCGTCGAACGGGCGCTGCGCCCGCTCGGCGAGATCAATGCGTCGGTATCGGCAGCGATCGACGGCGAGATGGTCGAGAACCGCCACCCGACCGAGGATACGCTCGGGCCGCTCTGGTATCGCGGCAATATCTTCCGCGAACCGCGCAACCAGGTCGCCTCTCAAATCGGCGAGGAGGTCCCTACGCCTCCCACGCGGCCATCGGTCGCCGAAGAGCTCGACCAGGTCCTCGCCTATCATGGTGCCAGCCGCCTGGTCGTTGGCCACACGCCTTCGATCGAGGGGATCGTTGCCAGCTCCGGCGGACGGCTGATCAGAGCCGATACCGGGATTGCCGCCCATTACGGCGGGCCGGCGAGTTTCCTCGTCCTGCTCGGCGGCAAGGCCTTCGCGCACCAAAGAGGTGTCGACGGGGAGTGGACCAGCAAGCCGCTGCCGCTGGGTCCGGTCGCGAGCGAAGGTGCGAACGAATGA
- a CDS encoding 50S ribosomal protein L11 methyltransferase yields MGNGTNSTILGDPARLLAHGNELLAQGSKAMALQLVERARAANQGDALIEQVCRIIETHRVPRFHASMLEDAQRNRAYRSAIEALVPGRRVLDIGTGSGLLAMMAARAGAASVIACEQDPRLAATARKIIALNGLSDRITVIDRPSFQLDRQRDLGGGVDCVVSEIFSDNLLSEGVLTALAHARAELVTNDAIFIPEEASIEIALASLPAIHPPLGSVEGFDLSPFARHFAPVQTIRSNNPKLELRSEAASAFEFRWTAHEDPPLSAKSQVELTSTGGEVSAIAQWFALKFLPGVTYANPPGSAAGISWLNRVTPIARRETEAGEAITVKNWYSDEHVVHWEE; encoded by the coding sequence ATGGGGAATGGGACAAACTCGACGATCCTGGGCGACCCGGCCCGGTTGCTGGCGCATGGCAATGAACTGCTGGCGCAGGGCAGCAAGGCGATGGCGCTGCAACTGGTCGAACGTGCCCGGGCAGCGAACCAGGGCGACGCATTGATCGAGCAGGTCTGCCGCATCATCGAGACACACCGCGTCCCTCGCTTTCATGCGAGTATGCTCGAGGATGCGCAGCGCAACCGGGCCTATCGCTCGGCGATCGAGGCGCTGGTGCCGGGCAGGCGCGTGCTGGATATCGGCACCGGGTCGGGCCTGCTGGCCATGATGGCGGCGCGCGCGGGTGCGGCGTCGGTGATCGCCTGCGAACAGGACCCGCGCCTTGCTGCCACCGCCCGCAAGATCATCGCGCTCAATGGCCTGTCCGACCGGATCACGGTGATCGACCGCCCGTCCTTCCAGCTCGATCGCCAACGCGACCTTGGCGGCGGGGTCGATTGCGTCGTTTCGGAAATCTTCTCCGACAATCTGCTGAGCGAAGGCGTCCTGACCGCCCTTGCCCATGCGCGCGCCGAGCTGGTCACGAACGACGCTATCTTCATCCCGGAGGAAGCGAGCATCGAGATCGCCCTCGCCAGTCTCCCCGCGATCCACCCTCCGCTCGGGTCGGTCGAAGGTTTCGATCTCTCGCCCTTCGCGCGGCATTTCGCACCGGTGCAGACCATCCGCAGCAATAATCCCAAGCTCGAATTGCGGAGCGAGGCGGCGAGCGCTTTCGAATTTCGCTGGACCGCGCATGAGGACCCGCCGCTGAGCGCGAAATCTCAGGTCGAACTTACGAGCACCGGCGGCGAAGTCAGTGCCATCGCCCAGTGGTTCGCACTCAAATTCCTCCCCGGCGTAACCTATGCCAACCCGCCGGGGTCCGCCGCCGGCATCAGCTGGCTCAACCGCGTGACACCGATTGCCCGGCGCGAAACCGAGGCGGGAGAGGCAATTACCGTCAAAAACTGGTATAGCGATGAGCATGTGGTGCATTGGGAAGAGTGA
- the rpoB gene encoding DNA-directed RNA polymerase subunit beta: protein MATKAKATAKAPARGTAKKRIRKIFGDIHEVVDMPNLIEVQRESYEQFLRSNKEIDYVSGLEKTLRSVFPIRDFAGTAELDFVHYELEPPKYDTTECRQRGITYAAPMKVTLRLIVFEVDQETETRSVLDIKEQDVYMGDMPLMTGNGTFIINGTERVIVSQMHRSPGVLFDHDRGKTHSSGKLLFAARVIPYRGSWLDFEFDAKDIVNVRIDRKRKLPVTSLLFALGLDAEDILHHFYQTVEWERAKDGWKIPFVAEQWRGQKPAFALVDAKTGEEVFEAGQKISPRAANKAAKDGLKTLLLPTEEVFGRYAARDMIDEKTGRIYIEAGDEVSPDNLEVLDGAGIDKLELLDIDHVNTGPWIRNTLAVDKAENRDEGLEAIYKVMRPGEPPTKETAEALFEGLFFDSERYDLSAVGRVKLNMRLGLDAEDTVTTLRKEDILAVVKEMVDLKDGKGEVDDIDNLGNRRVRSVGELLENQYRVGLLRMERAVKERMSSVDVSTVMPNDLINAKPAVAAVREFFGSSQLSQFMDQTNPLSEVTHKRRVSALGPGGLTRERAGFEVRDVHPTHYGRICPIETPEGPNIGLINSLSTFARVNKYGFIETPYRKVEGGKVTGEVVYLSAMEEQKHAVAQASAELNDDGSFVEEMVSARQEGEFVMLPNDQITLMDVSPKQLVSVAASLIPFLENDDANRALMGSNMQRQAVPLVKAEAPWVGTGMEETVARDSGAAISATRGGIVDQVDATRIVIRAQGDVEPGQSGVDIYRLQKFQRSNQNTCVNQRPLVKVGDIVEAGDIIADGPSTDLGELALGKNSLVAFMPWNGYNYEDSILISERIVKDDVFTSIHIEEFEVMARDTKLGPEDITRDIPNVGEEALRNLDEAGIVYIGAEVHPGDILVGKITPKGESPMTPEEKLLRAIFGEKASDVRDTSLRLPPGVAGTIVEVRVFNRHGIEIDDRTRAIQNEEIERLKQDAQDERAILNRATYNRLRDMLVGQTASAAPKGVKKGTKIDEELLEGIEKHEWFKFAVADDNRQAQIEAVKSQYDEAVKGIDEKFEDRKEKLERGDELAPGVLKMVKVFVAVKRKLQPGDKMAGRHGNKGVISRILPVEDMPFLADGTPVDIVLNPLGVPSRMNVGQIFETHLGMAARGLGHQIKDALEDWRAKNPDAKPGKPPAVLVDKLKEVYGDRYEDEIEARSSDEIFELAGNLTAGVPMGTPVFDGAREGDVTVQLEKAGLDADGQSVLYDGRTGEAFDRKVTVGIIYMLKLHHLVDDKIHARSIGPYSLVTQQPLGGKAQFGGQRFGEMEVWALQAYGAAYTLQEMLTVKSDDVIGRTKVYEAIVKGDDTFEAGIPESFNVLVKEMRSLGLNVELRSLSDDDEDDDPAMQIAAE from the coding sequence ATGGCGACCAAGGCGAAAGCAACCGCGAAGGCTCCGGCCCGCGGCACCGCGAAAAAGCGCATCCGCAAGATTTTCGGCGACATCCACGAAGTCGTCGACATGCCCAACCTCATCGAGGTCCAGCGCGAGAGCTACGAACAGTTCCTGCGCTCGAACAAGGAGATCGACTACGTCTCCGGCCTCGAGAAGACGCTGCGCTCGGTTTTCCCGATCCGCGACTTCGCCGGCACCGCCGAGCTCGACTTCGTGCATTACGAACTCGAACCGCCGAAGTACGACACCACCGAATGCCGCCAGCGCGGCATCACCTACGCGGCCCCGATGAAGGTCACGCTGCGCCTGATCGTCTTCGAAGTCGACCAGGAAACCGAAACCCGCTCCGTCCTCGATATCAAGGAGCAGGACGTCTACATGGGCGACATGCCGCTCATGACCGGGAACGGCACCTTCATCATCAACGGCACCGAGCGTGTCATCGTCTCGCAGATGCACCGTTCGCCGGGTGTCCTGTTCGACCATGACCGCGGCAAGACCCACTCCTCGGGCAAACTGCTGTTCGCTGCCCGCGTCATTCCCTACCGCGGTTCGTGGCTCGACTTCGAGTTCGACGCGAAGGACATCGTCAACGTGCGTATCGACCGCAAGCGCAAGCTACCGGTTACCTCGCTGCTGTTCGCCCTCGGCCTCGACGCCGAGGACATCCTCCACCACTTCTACCAGACGGTCGAGTGGGAACGCGCCAAGGACGGCTGGAAAATTCCGTTCGTTGCCGAACAGTGGCGCGGCCAGAAGCCGGCATTCGCACTGGTCGATGCCAAGACCGGCGAGGAAGTGTTCGAAGCCGGCCAGAAGATCAGCCCGCGTGCCGCCAACAAGGCTGCCAAGGATGGCCTCAAGACGCTGCTGCTGCCGACCGAGGAAGTCTTCGGCCGCTATGCCGCGCGCGACATGATCGACGAGAAGACCGGCCGCATCTACATTGAGGCGGGCGACGAAGTGTCGCCGGACAACCTCGAAGTTCTCGACGGCGCGGGCATCGACAAGCTCGAACTGCTCGATATCGACCACGTCAACACCGGCCCGTGGATCCGCAACACGCTTGCGGTCGACAAGGCCGAGAACCGCGACGAGGGCCTGGAAGCGATCTACAAGGTCATGCGTCCGGGCGAACCGCCGACCAAGGAAACCGCCGAAGCGCTGTTCGAAGGCCTGTTCTTCGATAGCGAGCGCTACGACCTGTCGGCAGTCGGCCGCGTGAAGCTCAACATGCGTCTCGGCCTCGATGCCGAAGACACCGTGACCACGCTGCGCAAGGAAGACATCCTCGCCGTGGTCAAGGAAATGGTCGACCTCAAGGACGGCAAGGGCGAAGTCGACGACATCGACAACCTCGGCAACCGCCGTGTCCGCTCGGTCGGCGAGCTGCTGGAAAACCAGTACCGCGTCGGCCTGCTGCGCATGGAGCGCGCGGTGAAGGAACGCATGAGCTCGGTCGACGTCTCGACCGTCATGCCGAACGACCTGATCAACGCGAAGCCGGCCGTCGCTGCCGTGCGCGAGTTCTTCGGTTCCTCGCAGCTCTCGCAGTTCATGGACCAGACCAACCCGCTGTCGGAAGTCACCCACAAGCGCCGCGTCTCGGCGCTTGGCCCGGGCGGTCTTACCCGTGAGCGCGCAGGCTTCGAAGTCCGCGACGTCCACCCGACGCACTATGGCCGTATCTGCCCGATCGAGACGCCGGAAGGCCCGAACATCGGTCTGATCAACTCGCTCTCCACCTTCGCCCGCGTCAACAAGTACGGCTTCATCGAAACGCCGTACCGCAAGGTCGAAGGCGGCAAGGTGACCGGCGAGGTCGTCTACCTGTCCGCAATGGAAGAGCAGAAGCACGCGGTCGCGCAGGCTTCGGCAGAACTCAACGACGACGGTTCGTTCGTCGAGGAAATGGTCTCGGCCCGCCAGGAAGGCGAGTTCGTGATGCTGCCGAACGACCAGATCACACTGATGGACGTTTCGCCCAAGCAGCTGGTCTCGGTCGCCGCATCGCTCATTCCGTTCCTGGAAAACGATGACGCGAACCGCGCACTGATGGGCTCGAACATGCAGCGCCAGGCCGTGCCGCTCGTGAAGGCGGAAGCGCCGTGGGTCGGCACCGGCATGGAAGAAACCGTTGCGCGCGATTCCGGCGCGGCGATTTCGGCCACGCGCGGCGGTATCGTCGACCAGGTCGACGCGACCCGTATCGTGATCCGCGCGCAGGGCGACGTCGAACCCGGCCAGTCGGGCGTCGACATCTACCGCCTGCAGAAGTTCCAGCGTTCGAACCAGAACACCTGCGTCAACCAGCGTCCGCTGGTGAAGGTCGGCGACATCGTCGAAGCAGGCGACATCATCGCCGACGGTCCTTCGACCGATCTCGGCGAACTGGCGCTGGGCAAGAACAGCCTCGTCGCGTTCATGCCGTGGAACGGCTACAACTACGAGGACTCGATCCTGATCTCCGAACGCATCGTGAAGGACGACGTCTTCACCTCGATCCACATCGAGGAATTCGAGGTCATGGCCCGCGACACCAAGCTGGGTCCGGAAGACATCACCCGCGACATCCCGAACGTCGGCGAGGAAGCGCTGCGCAACCTCGACGAAGCGGGCATCGTCTACATCGGCGCCGAAGTGCACCCGGGTGACATCCTCGTCGGCAAGATCACGCCGAAGGGCGAAAGCCCGATGACGCCGGAAGAAAAGCTCCTGCGCGCCATCTTCGGTGAAAAGGCCAGCGACGTGCGCGACACCTCGCTCCGCCTGCCGCCGGGCGTTGCCGGCACGATCGTCGAAGTCCGTGTCTTCAACCGCCACGGTATCGAGATCGACGACCGTACCCGTGCGATCCAGAACGAGGAAATCGAACGCCTCAAGCAGGACGCGCAGGACGAACGCGCGATCCTCAACCGTGCGACCTACAACCGCCTGCGCGACATGCTCGTCGGCCAGACCGCTTCGGCAGCGCCCAAGGGCGTCAAGAAGGGCACCAAGATCGACGAGGAACTGCTCGAAGGCATCGAGAAGCACGAGTGGTTCAAGTTCGCCGTCGCGGACGACAACCGCCAGGCGCAGATCGAAGCGGTGAAGTCGCAGTACGACGAAGCCGTGAAGGGCATCGACGAGAAGTTCGAAGACCGTAAGGAAAAGCTCGAACGCGGCGACGAACTCGCCCCGGGCGTGCTCAAGATGGTCAAGGTCTTCGTCGCGGTGAAGCGCAAGCTGCAGCCGGGCGACAAGATGGCCGGCCGTCACGGTAACAAGGGCGTCATCTCGCGCATCCTGCCGGTCGAGGACATGCCGTTCCTCGCCGACGGTACGCCGGTCGACATCGTCCTCAACCCGCTGGGCGTGCCTTCGCGCATGAACGTCGGGCAGATCTTCGAGACCCACCTCGGCATGGCCGCGCGCGGGCTCGGTCACCAGATCAAGGACGCGCTGGAAGACTGGCGGGCGAAGAACCCGGATGCCAAGCCGGGCAAGCCGCCGGCGGTGCTCGTGGACAAGCTCAAGGAAGTCTACGGCGACCGCTACGAGGACGAGATCGAAGCGCGCTCGAGCGACGAGATCTTCGAACTCGCCGGCAACCTCACCGCGGGCGTCCCGATGGGTACCCCGGTGTTCGACGGCGCACGCGAAGGCGACGTGACGGTCCAGCTCGAAAAGGCTGGTCTCGACGCGGACGGCCAGTCGGTCCTCTACGATGGCCGCACCGGCGAAGCTTTCGACCGCAAGGTGACCGTGGGCATCATCTACATGCTCAAGCTGCACCACCTCGTCGACGACAAGATCCACGCGCGTTCGATCGGCCCGTACTCGCTCGTCACCCAGCAGCCGCTGGGCGGTAAGGCGCAGTTCGGCGGCCAGCGCTTCGGTGAGATGGAGGTCTGGGCACTCCAGGCCTACGGTGCAGCCTACACGCTGCAGGAAATGCTCACCGTGAAGTCGGACGATGTGATCGGCCGTACCAAGGTCTACGAAGCGATCGTCAAGGGCGACGACACCTTCGAAGCGGGCATTCCGGAGAGCTTCAACGTTCTCGTGAAGGAAATGCGCAGCCTTGGCCTCAATGTCGAACTTCGCTCGCTAAGCGACGACGACGAGGACGACGATCCGGCGATGCAGATCGCGGCGGAATAG
- the rpoC gene encoding DNA-directed RNA polymerase subunit beta' — MNELTKFTNQLAKPETFDQIQIGIASPERIRSWSFGEIKKPETINYRTFKPERDGLFCARIFGPVKDYECLCGKYKRMKYKGVVCEKCGVEVTVTKVRRERMGHIELAAPVAHIWFLKSLPSRIGLLLDMQLKQLERILYFESYVVTEPGLTPLEKFQLLTEDELLEAQDEYGEDAFSAGIGAEAVKMMLMDLDLEQEREDLLEELATTKSALKPKKIIKRLKVVESFIESGNRPEWMILEVVPVIPPELRPLVPLDGGRFATSDLNDLYRRVINRNNRLKRLIELRAPDIIVRNEKRMLQESVDALFDNGRRGRVITGANKRPLKSLSDMLKGKQGRFRQNLLGKRVDYSGRSVIVTGPELKLHQCGLPKKMALELFKPFIYARLDAKGLSMTLKQAKKWVEKERKEVWDILDEVIREHPVLLNRAPTLHRLGIQAFEPVLIEGKAIQLHPLVCSAFNADFDGDQMAVHVPLSLEAQLEARVLMMSTNNILSPANGKPIIVPSQDMVLGLYYLSMERQEKTPEFLENEDGSKEEKLPRFADMAEVHQALETKAVTLHTKIIARVPQADEDGKIVMKRFVTTPGRMLIGECLPKSHKVPFDIVNRLLTKKDIGDVIDEVYRHTGQKDTVLFADAIMVLGFRHAFKAGISFGKDDMIIPHEKDKLVEETKALVSDYEQQYQDGLITQQEKYNKVIDAWSRCGDQVADAMMEKIKSQPIDKDGKEAQINSIYMMSHSGARGSPAQMKQLAGMRGLMAKPSGEIIEQPIISNFKEGLTVLEYFNSTHGARKGLADTALKTANSGYLTRRLVDVSQDCVIVEEDCKTDNALEMRAIVQGGSVIASLGERILGRTVAEDIVNAATGDVIVKAGTMVDEAMVKDIEAAEVQQTKIRSPLVCEAEQGVCAKCYGRDLARGTPVNIGEAVGVIAAQSIGEPGTQLTMRTFHIGGAAQLNETSHLEAISDGKVAYRDMPTIVDKKGRILSLARNGELAVIDAEGREREIHKVPYGTVLMHKDGAKVKEGDRLAEWDPFSLPIITEQSGTVKFQDLVEGTTLEERVDDATGIAQRVVTENRATGRKKKEELRPRLTLLGEGQTDDGETEAQRYMLAPGTTLSVEDGQHVEAGDILARASREAAKTRDITGGLPRVAELFEARIPKDNAIIAKISGKIEFVREYKAKRKIAIVPEEGDAVEYLIPKTKVIDVQEGDFVKKGDTLISGSPNPHDILEVLGVEALAEYLVNEIQEVYRLQGVKINDKHIEVIVRQMLQKVEITDGGDTVLLPGEQADLEEMNEENAKLGRNKKPAQGTPILLGITKASLQTRSFISAASFQETTRVLTQAAVEGKKDTLIGLKENVIVGRLIPAGTGAGMNRMRVTASSRDAALRAQWKKQQEALIAANTAEEEHAAELAQGEEAAIGDDPLAKVEGETHGTDADAGEYLNEDAKDGE, encoded by the coding sequence ATGAACGAACTGACCAAATTCACCAACCAGCTGGCCAAGCCGGAAACCTTCGACCAGATCCAGATCGGCATCGCTTCGCCTGAGCGCATCCGTTCGTGGTCGTTCGGCGAGATCAAGAAGCCGGAAACGATCAACTACCGTACGTTCAAGCCCGAGCGCGACGGCCTGTTCTGTGCGCGCATCTTCGGTCCGGTGAAGGACTACGAATGCCTGTGCGGCAAGTACAAGCGCATGAAGTACAAGGGCGTCGTCTGCGAGAAGTGCGGCGTCGAAGTCACCGTGACCAAGGTCCGCCGCGAGCGCATGGGCCACATCGAGCTCGCCGCTCCGGTCGCGCACATCTGGTTCCTCAAGTCGCTGCCCTCGCGCATCGGCCTGCTGCTCGACATGCAGCTCAAGCAGCTTGAGCGTATCCTCTACTTCGAGAGCTATGTCGTCACCGAGCCGGGCCTCACGCCGTTGGAGAAGTTCCAGCTGCTGACCGAGGACGAACTGCTCGAAGCGCAGGACGAATACGGCGAAGACGCTTTCAGCGCCGGCATCGGTGCCGAAGCGGTCAAGATGATGCTGATGGATCTCGACCTCGAGCAGGAGCGTGAAGACCTCCTCGAAGAGCTCGCGACCACCAAGTCGGCGCTCAAGCCGAAGAAGATCATCAAGCGCCTCAAGGTCGTCGAGAGCTTCATCGAATCCGGCAACCGTCCGGAATGGATGATCCTCGAAGTCGTGCCGGTCATCCCGCCGGAACTGCGCCCGCTCGTCCCGCTGGACGGCGGCCGTTTCGCGACTTCGGATCTCAACGATCTCTATCGCCGCGTAATCAACCGCAACAACCGCCTCAAGCGCCTGATCGAGCTGCGTGCGCCGGACATCATCGTCCGCAACGAGAAGCGCATGCTGCAGGAATCGGTCGACGCGCTGTTCGACAACGGTCGCCGCGGCCGCGTCATCACCGGCGCGAACAAGCGTCCGCTCAAGTCGCTGTCCGACATGCTCAAGGGCAAGCAGGGCCGCTTCCGCCAGAACCTGCTCGGTAAGCGCGTCGACTATTCGGGCCGTTCGGTCATCGTGACCGGTCCGGAACTCAAGCTGCACCAGTGCGGCCTGCCGAAGAAGATGGCGCTCGAGCTGTTCAAGCCGTTCATCTACGCCCGCCTCGACGCCAAGGGCCTGAGCATGACGCTCAAGCAGGCGAAGAAGTGGGTCGAGAAGGAACGCAAGGAAGTCTGGGACATCCTCGACGAAGTCATTCGCGAGCACCCGGTCCTCCTGAACCGCGCACCGACGCTCCACCGTCTCGGCATCCAGGCTTTCGAGCCCGTGCTGATCGAGGGCAAGGCGATCCAGCTGCACCCGCTCGTCTGTTCGGCCTTCAACGCCGACTTCGACGGTGACCAGATGGCAGTCCACGTGCCGCTTTCGCTGGAAGCCCAGCTCGAAGCGCGCGTGCTGATGATGTCGACCAACAACATCCTCTCGCCCGCCAACGGCAAGCCGATCATCGTTCCTTCGCAGGACATGGTCCTCGGCCTCTATTACCTGTCGATGGAACGCCAGGAAAAGACGCCCGAGTTCCTCGAGAACGAGGATGGCTCGAAGGAAGAAAAGCTGCCGCGCTTCGCCGACATGGCCGAAGTGCACCAGGCGCTCGAAACCAAGGCCGTCACGCTGCACACCAAGATCATCGCCCGCGTTCCGCAGGCCGATGAAGACGGCAAGATCGTGATGAAGCGCTTCGTCACGACGCCGGGTCGCATGCTGATCGGCGAATGCCTGCCGAAGAGCCACAAGGTTCCCTTCGACATCGTCAACCGCCTTCTGACCAAGAAGGACATCGGCGACGTGATCGACGAAGTGTACCGTCACACCGGCCAGAAGGACACGGTGCTGTTCGCCGACGCCATCATGGTGCTGGGCTTCCGACACGCGTTCAAGGCGGGCATCTCGTTCGGCAAGGACGACATGATCATCCCGCACGAGAAGGACAAGCTGGTCGAAGAGACCAAGGCGCTCGTCTCGGACTACGAACAGCAGTACCAGGACGGCCTGATCACCCAGCAGGAAAAATACAACAAGGTGATCGACGCTTGGAGCCGTTGCGGCGACCAGGTGGCCGACGCGATGATGGAGAAGATCAAGTCGCAGCCGATCGACAAGGACGGCAAGGAAGCGCAGATCAACTCGATCTACATGATGAGCCACTCGGGCGCGCGTGGTAGCCCCGCGCAGATGAAGCAGCTCGCCGGTATGCGCGGCCTCATGGCCAAGCCGTCGGGCGAGATCATCGAACAGCCGATCATCTCGAACTTCAAGGAAGGCCTGACCGTCCTTGAGTACTTCAACTCGACCCACGGCGCTCGTAAGGGCCTCGCGGATACGGCGCTCAAGACGGCGAACTCGGGTTACCTGACCCGTCGTCTGGTCGACGTTTCGCAGGACTGCGTGATCGTCGAGGAAGACTGCAAGACCGACAACGCGCTCGAAATGCGTGCCATCGTCCAGGGCGGTAGCGTGATCGCTTCGCTCGGCGAGCGCATCCTCGGCCGCACGGTCGCCGAAGACATCGTGAACGCCGCCACCGGCGACGTGATCGTCAAGGCCGGCACGATGGTCGACGAAGCGATGGTCAAGGACATCGAGGCTGCCGAAGTGCAGCAGACCAAGATCCGTTCGCCGCTCGTCTGCGAAGCGGAGCAGGGCGTCTGCGCCAAGTGCTACGGCCGTGACCTCGCTCGCGGTACGCCGGTCAACATCGGCGAGGCTGTCGGCGTTATCGCTGCACAGTCGATCGGTGAGCCTGGCACGCAGCTTACGATGCGTACCTTCCACATCGGCGGTGCGGCACAGCTCAACGAAACGAGCCACCTCGAAGCCATTTCGGACGGTAAGGTCGCCTATCGCGACATGCCGACCATCGTGGACAAGAAGGGCCGCATCCTGAGCCTTGCACGCAACGGCGAACTCGCGGTCATCGACGCCGAAGGGCGCGAGCGCGAAATCCACAAGGTGCCTTACGGTACCGTCCTGATGCACAAGGACGGTGCCAAGGTGAAGGAAGGCGATCGCCTTGCCGAGTGGGACCCGTTCTCGCTACCGATCATCACCGAGCAGTCGGGTACGGTGAAGTTCCAGGACCTCGTCGAGGGCACCACCCTCGAAGAACGCGTCGACGATGCCACCGGTATCGCCCAGCGCGTGGTCACGGAAAACCGCGCCACCGGCCGCAAGAAGAAGGAAGAGCTGCGTCCGCGCCTCACCCTTCTCGGTGAAGGCCAGACCGACGACGGCGAAACCGAAGCGCAGCGCTACATGCTCGCTCCGGGCACGACGCTCTCGGTCGAGGACGGCCAGCACGTCGAAGCCGGTGACATTCTTGCCCGTGCCTCGCGCGAAGCCGCCAAGACGCGCGACATCACCGGTGGTCTGCCGCGTGTTGCCGAGCTGTTCGAAGCGCGTATTCCGAAAGACAATGCGATCATCGCCAAGATTTCGGGCAAGATCGAATTCGTTCGCGAATACAAGGCGAAGCGCAAGATCGCGATCGTTCCCGAGGAAGGTGATGCAGTCGAGTACCTGATCCCCAAGACCAAGGTGATCGACGTGCAGGAAGGCGACTTCGTGAAGAAGGGCGACACGCTCATCTCCGGTTCGCCCAACCCGCACGACATCCTGGAAGTCCTGGGCGTCGAGGCACTCGCCGAGTATCTCGTCAACGAGATCCAGGAAGTCTACCGACTGCAGGGTGTGAAGATCAACGACAAGCACATCGAGGTGATCGTTCGCCAGATGCTGCAGAAGGTCGAGATCACCGACGGTGGCGACACCGTGCTGCTGCCGGGCGAACAGGCCGACCTGGAAGAAATGAACGAAGAGAACGCCAAGCTCGGCCGCAACAAGAAGCCTGCGCAGGGTACGCCTATCCTGCTCGGCATCACCAAGGCCTCGCTGCAGACCCGCTCGTTCATCTCGGCCGCCTCGTTCCAGGAAACCACGCGCGTCCTCACGCAGGCCGCCGTGGAAGGCAAGAAGGACACGCTGATCGGTCTCAAGGAGAACGTGATCGTGGGCCGTCTCATCCCCGCCGGTACCGGCGCGGGAATGAACCGCATGCGCGTCACCGCCTCGAGCCGCGACGCCGCCCTTCGCGCCCAGTGGAAGAAGCAGCAGGAAGCGCTGATCGCTGCCAACACGGCAGAGGAAGAGCACGCAGCCGAACTCGCCCAGGGCGAAGAAGCTGCGATCGGCGACGATCCGCTGGCGAAGGTCGAGGGTGAAACCCACGGCACCGACGCCGATGCAGGCGAATACCTGAACGAAGACGCGAAGGACGGCGAATAA